A single genomic interval of Romboutsia ilealis harbors:
- a CDS encoding VanZ family protein, whose product MKKLIVIILVVFSLGGMYYFSSQNAQMSGNQSQEVVRIIDKIRDKVTLQDEKLIKIQTNIYDKLKRFGSKSYIVRKMAHFSIYALIGTSLLLFIYEFSKKLVLSSLIAFLLSITYACYDEYRQLSVPGRSGSIKDVFIDSSGALTGIILTFIIISIIKIIVSLLNKKDLSEEEFNN is encoded by the coding sequence ATGAAGAAACTTATAGTAATTATATTAGTTGTGTTTAGTTTGGGTGGAATGTATTATTTTTCAAGCCAAAATGCACAAATGTCAGGAAATCAATCACAGGAAGTAGTAAGAATTATAGATAAAATAAGAGATAAAGTTACCTTACAAGATGAAAAGCTTATAAAAATCCAGACTAATATATATGATAAATTAAAAAGATTTGGAAGTAAAAGCTATATTGTTAGAAAGATGGCTCATTTTAGTATATATGCATTAATAGGAACATCTTTATTATTATTTATATATGAGTTTTCTAAAAAGCTTGTACTATCATCATTAATAGCATTTTTACTTTCTATAACGTATGCATGTTATGATGAATATAGGCAATTATCTGTACCGGGAAGATCAGGAAGTATAAAAGATGTATTCATAGATTCATCAGGTGCTTTAACTGGTATAATTTTAACTTTTATAATAATATCAATAATAAAAATAATAGTATCTTTATTAAATAAGAAAGACTTATCGGAAGAAGAATTTAATAATTAA